GGTTAATCACGCAGattatttgtctattttttgtTCTGTTATCAAGGACTCAAGTCTGCAATTTAGTCCTTGTTTTTAATCGATAAATTATAGAACTGTAGAGGAATAGAGAGGAAAAGGCATATTTTAAGTAGCATAACTGAAAACAGCCACCTTTTAACCACTAAAAGCATATTAAAACAATGTAACCTTTTCAGTAGTTGCTTTAGACATAATTAGGAATCAATGTTGTAAAAAATTTAACCTGCAAGTTGCACTTTAAAGGTCAACTAGAACCAGCCATACTTCTTGTTTTAATTACAAAACGTGCGCACGCACatgcgcgcgcgcacacacacacaaacacacacgcacacacacacacacacacacacactttcaaatGCTCACGTCACAGGAATCACCTCATAATTTTGACTAAAATCAGTCAGCATAAATTCAATTCCAATCCATCACTTTCTCTGAATGATGGGGGTAAAGCAGCAGAGATGTCAGATCCATAAAGCTGTGAGTAATAAATGGTTTGGTCATATTTGGCAACAAGCATCATGCCATGCATTCATCCATCACTCAATGCCTCCAACCACTCAGGCACCTCGTCAGCCATTTGTTCCGCCTCCTCCTGTTCCGAGCCAATCATTAGAGATTTGGAAAATAAgagacaaacataaaaaaggaaGTTATAAACACAAATCAGAATAGAAGATGAATTACTGCTTGTTTTTCCAAAAAGTTCAAATTATGGGGAAAAACTAAATATTTCTATATTGTACCCTaggcagtttgtttttgttcacgtTATTTCTGTCCTAcatatgcattaaaaaaagaaaatcattttTGGTTTTAGGTTGGCAAAGGTGTATTTAAATTATGAAGATTACAACAATGTGTTTGggtaaagaaaatatataacaataaatacaatgcAAAGAATAGTTCTTAAATGATTTGATtatctattttctgtctttgatatTTGTCAGATCTAGACCTGCAAAAACGTCCAATAAATTACCAGAAAGAAAGTTTTCAAGCACCATTTCTCTGCCTTAAAAACTGTGAACAAAAcaagtttaaattaaaaaataatgtatttgaAATTAAttgcacaaataaaaataatcagtcttttaacattttttaacaagtCATTGATAAGCAACTTGTGAAACCAAACTtgagactgaaaaacaaaataggGCATCAAAGCACAATACCCACAATTTCACTTTCAAGTACAATAAAGGGGGAAACAAACATGTAGAGCTGGCTACTGCAGTCTGAATCAAGGTTTTGTTACATGACATTCTCACCTTGCTGATAAATCCGCTCGCAAGTGCTGCATTTTCTACCCCCTCCACAGTTGCCTGGGCAACCTCATTGGCCCCAGTAACAGCGGTGTCGGCAACAACGTTGGcttgttcatttgttttctggGAAACTGGACAGAAAACAGGGACAGACCATAAACTGCTTTTTAACATCACAGACATGAGACAGACTCAATTCACATGTCTCAGTGTTAACTAACATTGATTAATACGTTGGGCAAAATCTGATAACTGATGGATCATAGATCACAAAAGTAATTTGAGAGGAAACACGGACATTATTTGTCTGTAACATTTATGCACTGTAAATATTTCCTGTCATTACATTATGGcttaagaagaagaatgaacTATCATGAATATTTAATGTTCGCATGAGAGCAATATTTCATGTTTCAAGACAGTGGCGGCCATCTTGGTTGTTTTAGGTACTAACACACCCTAACAGTGTATTACCTCCCACTATTGTATATTTCATCGCCTTACATCTGACCCCTCTAAGATAAAAGGTTGATTTCGCTTAATCACTCAAGCATTTTACCAACAAAGTGCTTAATTTATGAACAGACACACCAGAGTTTTTGGGTTTGCACCTTGCGCCAATTTGCTTACCTGTGTTGACACCAGTTACCACACCCTCCATCGTCTTGTttcctgaaacacagaaaaggagAACATGTTTGCTGAAATTAGAAAAATTCAGAACTACTAAAAATGTACTGAAACTAtttggaaaaacacacaaatgtttttttctgatcaACTCCCCTTGATTCAGTTTAATTTCCCTTCATACCACACTCACTTCATCAGTCCAGCAATAATGTCACACTGCATACTGAATACTCTTAACTGTGCTTAGACATTTTTATCACTTATAAATTCTACCACATATTTGAGCTTAACGAATCCTATCTGTTTTGGATAAAATATCTGTTTCTTACCTGACTaataaacaaattaattttGCTTTAAGTCCCTTTAAGTTGCTGTCCCTTGATTGTCTTCCTCTGATCTCTTAGCCCCAAAGCTCTTGCTATGTCAGCCACCTGCCCACCTCATTACCATTACATGGGGGATTACTGGGCAAGggtaaaagaaaagagaaaaaataaaataagcgcCACTACTTCTCCACGTGTTGCCATTGATAATCATGACAAGAAGATTTTTaagaattataataaaaatatcagCAAAAATTAGATGATGAATAATGGGACATAGCAGAAGACAATGAAGACTAAATAaatggagaagaggaagaaggagtaAAAAGATTAGAAGGAAagtgagaagaagaaaaaaggaaaaaatacaaGAAGAGTAAGCATAGGGTGAAAAAATCTACTTGTCATTATAATAAGGTAATACATAGATAGATATACATAAATTAATACTAAAACCTTTATATCTAAGCATTCAAAGTTTTACATAAAGAGATAGcatgtttttttgaagtgtcGTAAGAGGGACTTGCTCTAAGTAAGTGTATCACCCATAGGGGATCAGCTCagccctttgttgagaaagcgGCTGTAAAACTGGAACAAAAGTCAGGCCTTGAACTGTTGCAGACGAGGCCAGCTCTGTCACATACTTTTGCAAATTTTAGAAACTCTGGCCCAATCACAAAGTCGGTTTAAGTGTGTTTAGAATTCTAATAATAGAGACTGTCATGTGTTTTCACAATTCTGGCAAATTACATACTGTGACATAGAGTGACATACTCAATTCAGTTATGCACCAGTGGGTGTCAGAGTGGGCTGTCATCTTGCATATGACAGAGAAAGACTAAGAAAAAGTTCCAGAAAGCAATCAGAGCCGAAGTTCAGGTGGTTATTCTTTTGAGGAATGCAGCCATGCAGTAGAGTAACAAAGTAATTGTATTCTACACTGTAACTATGTTGCAACCTGAATGATGTGTCAATAGCATTGCTAAAAATGTTACATAAATTAAGCTGCATGGCTTCCCACTGTTGACAATGTCAATGAAAAACTAATGGATACAATCTAACGTACAGTATGAGTTCATTGCTAGAGAATAGACACCTTGTGGTGATAACTCCGCAAAAATAATTCTAATTCGCACTTGTTCAGCCCCACTTATATTCTCTCACCAGaagccataaaaaaaacattgctcCTTGAACTTTCATCTTTAATTGACCATTTAAGCAGACAAAGTAGTATACGTATGAGCTGCACATGGAATAATGCAGCCagtgtgaacattttaattttactttgtaCCAATGTATTACTCTTCATAATAATCAAGGCTCTGATTGAACTATTTGGTGGTAAAGGTGGTAACAACGCCCCCATGCCTGTGGAGTTTTGGCTCATTATTTAGAGGACATTAGAGGATCTGAGGAGTCGTTGTTTTGTCCAAATTCCGATTGATAGTAACAATTCTCTCAGTGGGCGTCCTGCTGCTTAGACATGTGACGGATCAGACTGAACAGAGTCTTTGTTTGAGCGAATACAGTCTGTGATTCACTGTCTGCTGATCACActacaaaacaactacaaaacaGACACAGTGCTCGgaaacacagcagctgtttcCAGACAGGCAGCAGACAAGAGAGAGGACCTGATGCCCATGACTGAACTGAAGCTGTTGTATCTACCACACATTACATTACATCAGTTACAGGAAGGCAGTATAAAACCAGATATAATGGATATTTGATTAGCCCACAGGTTTTATCTCTTCTAATGGATTTGTTTCCTTCCTGCTAAGAAGGAATTTGAATTAGCGCAATTATAATCAATACCAGAAAATCTCATAATGTTTCCAACAAGTTGAGCCGGAATTGTCCCTTTAGAGTTGTGGATAAATACTTTTTAGGTTAGGACAAATATCATAGTTCAAAATTGCAGGAGATATTTGAAGAAAAATTGTTTTATGTTTGGATGAAGGCTCATCTTGGCTTATCTGGTGTTAACTCCACACTTAGGACACTGCTGTGTCAGAAAATtatttctgtcctttctatACCATGCCCAGATGTGTTGAACCACCTTCACAGCATTAGCTAAGATGCTAACAACAAAACCTAGCTAATTAATttccaaacaacaaaaaagttttGGAAAACACACTGAGATTGAATGTTAGAAATGGCAAACTGTTATACAACCCTGGTTCAAAACAGTTTGatgctgtgtgaaatgttggaGAAAATGAATGTGATGATTTGTATTATAAAAAATTAgctaattttaaatattattaccTCTGTTTCAACAACACTCTGTCTTTGGAAATCAGCTGATGtcagtttgagtgtttttgtatTCTTGATTGTTGAGCTGCTCAGTCCAGGTCTCCTTTGACATATTTTGTGTTTCATAATGTGACAAAGATTTCAACGGGTGACCACTCAGTACTGCAGACTAGAATTGGAATTCTTGTACTTAAGGATTTGGTTTAACattgtctctttaaataagCAAGTCCTTCTATGATAAAGAAGTTTTCTGTCTACTAGGCAGCATTGCTCCCAAACCTGTAtcattcagcattaatggtgctaTCATGAATGTGTGGGTTAACCAGGCCACTTGCACTACTGCACCTCCATATCATTGCACATTCTGGCTTTTGAACAGTGCATTGATAACAAGCTGAGTGGTCACTCTCCTCTAGGACACAGCAtccatgattttaaaaaaagggtcaTATTTTGATAAATTATACTACACAACAGTTTTCACTGCTTCAGTCCATGAGACATAGGCTCCGGTCCAGAGAGGTCAGCAGGTCTgattcctctttgcatggtacaatTTTAACTCACATTTGTTtatgcagcaacaaactgtgttcactgctaatggtttttggaagtgtACCTGagccaatgcagtgatttccacgacagagtcatgtctgtttttaatgcagtgctgcctccACTGTCCCTACCATGTTTTCTTTATGTGTTGCAGGGGTCAAATTAAAATGGGCATGTTATGTTCCATAAACAGTTACatttcttacatactgtatgttgtctttgtgctgttttcaatcaaatatggGGTTTCAGTGTTTTGATAATCATCACATTCTGTACCTGTTTACATTTTACTCAGGTTATCCTATTGACGCGTGGAggaaaaaagtaattaaaagaagaacagaagaaaCCAACACAGTAGAACTGGAGAGTTAATGCAGTACCATAGTGTTTAAAGACTAAGGGGCTGAATAGACTGGCTAGTTCATTACATCATCCAGAGTTACACACAGTGTCTTtaattttctctccttctccaacAACTGTGTCTGGATAACTAATACTTGAATTAATGGAGTTTGTGTCTTTGGTCTCATTTTGCTCACTGGTTATCCTGACTTCCTTTTGTTGCATCAGCATCATGTTACAGCTGGAACAATAGGATATTGTATTTCATTCAACCACTTGCACATCAACACAAACCCTTCCTTAGGGTTACCCTCATTAGACTTGAGCCTGGCTGAGACGTCATCATCATCCATCAGCAACTTACAATACAACTGGGATTAAAGTACAACAACAAGCAACCCAGGGGAGTTTGTCATCACTTCCTgtgaacctgtgtgtgttttgtcaggtCAATAGAGAATAAACACATACACTGTGAGAAAAAAGAACATAAGGTGGGGGATGTTTGTTTCTTGCCATCATCTCAACGTAGTTCATttactctgtgtttctctgatcAGCAGAAAACAATAAGTAAAAGCTGCAAGTTGATCAAATGAACTGTGCAGTGAAAAAGCGTTTAAGTAGGGCTTCATGATATATTGTATTACAGCAGTGACATTAAGCTGCGTGCATGTGGAGTGCTCACATTGATGAATATTTGATGTTGGGTAAGGCAAACTCAGACACATCAAATTACAACTCTGAAGCTAAACATGAGGAGAAAAACATGCAAGGCTCTCTTCTATCATGATGAAACCACATGAAAAGAGTTTGATGAGGTATTTCAATGGGCTGCTTTTGTGTCAGGTTCAGGAAATCTGAACTCTTGTGCTGCTGTTATTGACTTCTTATTGCGCTGCTTTCTTACATACCAGCTGGCTGTATTAAACACTTGATTCTTATTGGTCAAAGCCCCTTGGCAACGATCATTAGTACTGAATGGCAAAGGTGATGCTGAAGATAACCCgatcacacacaccacacatatAAAATCAACCCACAGAAAGAACTGttcatgatttcacctctttctGTTAGGTATCTGTCAAAAACGTTACTTTCTGATAGCATACATAAGTCTGGTTTATGCTGGGTTTGCACTGCACCATGTTTCAGATACTAAAAAGACATTATTTTCAGAATCATTTTGTTTTAGAACCAGTGGAAACTGGTTTGCAATTACCATATAAATCTGGTGAATCAGACGcagttttgatattttttctaTAATTTCAAAGTAAGCTGCGTCCTTTACACTAGTGCGACCAGTATACCAGTTTCAATTGCAGAGAGTCATTTTATTGTGTTTCGAAACACAAAGCATGCTGCATGTAAAGCATGCTACAGTACATAGAGACACCGACCAGTCTTGCAGTGGAACTTTTcaacagcttttctccctcattgagttataatcatgcatttgtGGAAAATGATGGTTTTatattaagtaaataaatctTATTGAGTGCTGGTCTGCTTTAAAACATCTATAATTTAACGAGTGAGCAGTGGAGGGCTGTGGCGTGAGTCCTTACAAATTGGTCGTGCATGGGCAGACAATCCATCTGAATCTCACATCCATGATCACTACACCAAAAGAGCCCCAGATTCAGATTGAGTCTTATATATCGGATGTTTCTGATATTACATTTACAATTTGACTTGCTCAAATGCTGTTGTTAACTTTATGCTATTCATCAGGTCTTTGTACTGACACTGCACCAAACCTTTGATCATGTGGACGTAGTTATGCACATCAAGTTTCTGGTCTTGTAGTTGCTGTAATAAAGCCACTCCATGTTTCAGGTCTTGTATATTTTGCTATTTCGCTGATTCATGTTTCGTATTCCATTGATGTCGCATTAGCACTGCTTTGTGTGTCAGATCCTGtggctgttgtggttgttgcaTATGTTTCAGGTCCTGTACATTTTATCAAAGCTGCTCTGGGTTTTCTATCATCTAAATGTAATTACAGTGAAGATATGTTTCAGAACTTGTAAGTATTAGATTTATTGGTGCTAAGGGTGTCAGGTTGGGGGATGTTAGTATACACGTAGTGTTCCCCGTCCTGTAGGCCTATGTATCATTATCAACGCTGAGTCATGCTCTTCTGGGATATCTGGTGCAAAGTGGCCTCCCAATTCTTAAACTTAAAGCAAACGTCACATtaaatttactttaatttaactcacatttaatttatatttgttattcttttgtaACTGACTGTAATATTGAAAGACCTTGCTTCTCCTCCACCAACCACTCCCTTCATCCCCCTATTCCTCTCTCCATTCCTCAGAGCTTTTTGAAATTCCCTCGATGCCCACCCATTCCTTGTTCACCCCACATACTTGAAACTTATAGCATGTTTGGAAAATGTATCTATATCCTGCTGGTTTAACTTTATACCTCAATctcttctcctttccttccaCACACCCTCCATCTATctgtccctccctcctttctttccttacaAATAGGCTTCAATGTCTTAAAATGTAATGCACAGTCTCATGATGAATTGCGCTCTGAATATTTTAAGAGTCAGCTTCTTGTCCTCCGCCTGCCACTCCCTCTATCTCGCTATTCCTCCCTTCAGCACCCCAGCAAGTGTATGTGCCAGATTTGGCTTCCCTTCATTCACCCATCCTTCCTTACTTTTacaccaaaactgaaatttatAATCTTTAAATGTACCAGTTAatatcaaataaacatttttttcttttatgttctcTTTGAGTTCTTCTTTCATCTCTTCTCcattcttctctctttccttgtTCCTGCTGcctttttcctccttcctcctttccgGGAAACTGTTTAATATTGATCCTTTCTCTATCCATCCAGTCTTCAATTCCTCAAAATATTAGCTGACAGATTTAACAAAtgaatgtcaaataaaaaaaaattatttctctttttgttcctaCATCAATTTTACTGTCGTCTGACTTCATCCCTTCATCTCATATTTCCTCCACCTGTCCACTTCTCTCCTCAGTTCTGTCCCAccttttacttttattattgaaACATCTAACTTTTCTATGGTTTTCAAAATTGAGTGCACACACTCTCATTTTTCATCCATCCttccactcatccatccatccatccatccatccatccacactCTCACCGACAAACATGACCCCCTCCTTGGTCTTGGTGGCGGCCTCCCCCACTCCAGCCTTCGTCTTCTCTGCGGCGGCCACCACTCCATCCTTTGCCATGGAGAATCCTTTCTTCAGAGCGTCCATGTTGCtttacttcacttttttttaattctaagcTTTTCTGGCTCTCCGTGTTCTTCCACTTATGCTCCGTCTGCCACAGtcgtctttcttcttctcttctgtcgGTGATCTGTTCTTCCTGCTAATGGATGAGGGGAGAAGGCGTGGAGAGAGAgcacgtgtgtgtgagagagagagagagagagagagagagagagagagagagagagagagagagagaaatgttggcaagaaagggggagagagagtgatatATAGCAGCAACATGGGACTCTTGTGCAAAGGAGAGAGAATAAAGTGGTTACaagactgttaaaagaaaagagagaaagaagtagAAGAAACAAGTGGATGAGAGGAATACACATTGATTTGTGGTGAAAGGAAAACCAGTTTAAGAACAAAGAGATGACTTGGTTCTGTGTGATTTCACTTAGTATTTTCTGGAACTTGAAAGTTTTCACCAAAGCAGGCAGACTTCTTAATTTCACCTCAAGCTGGAGCATGCAGGCAAAACATGTGATAGTTTAAGAATGATTCATAATTCCCCTTGGTATTTGGTAGCTTTTTGAGACTACACTTGTGTTAGTgcaacttgtttgtttgtttgtttgtttgtgttacagACATGAGGGTCTGTGTGGGATGAAGATGTGCTGCACACACTACTCAATACAAACATGGAATTATTCAACACACTGCAAGATGTGTCAGTGTTTCTccatggacacacacacgcacacacacacacacacacacacacgcacgcacgcacgcacgcacgcacgcacacacacacacacacacacacacacacacacacacacacacacacacacacacacagataaccTACTGAAACAGTCAAACTAGCACAACTAGCACTTGCCTGGTGCAATTCAGCAAACACTGTAAGCTTCCAAAAATGTTCATAATGGGAAGGTGTGTTTGATGGATGAGGGTGAGAACTAAAAATAAACCATAGTAAAGTAatattttgtttctctctttgtcctcctgtcatcctctcctccctttagtaaagatgaaacagaagaggagacacagaggaagacTACCCTTTAATCTGTCTAGAGTGCAATGTTAGCACAGCAGCAAAGCCTCCATTAAACTGATTGTAGATGGCTTGCTGCATCTCATAAAATCAATGACATGATCCTAATGGCCCACAAGATACAAAATAGATACACTTCAATCCGCTCTGAACTTCTTATGCACTGGTCCTAACAGTAAGAATAAATGTTAGTTTAACTCTAAGGATGTAGTATTAGCATCCACAACAATTACCATCGCTATTtattaagaaaaacaaaggatGTTTGAAACATGGATATATTTGCTTTAATCTAAGGTAAAAACTGATCCTGAAAGACTGATATTTACAATCTGAAGTTAAGTGAAAAAACTGAAACCAAAAAAAAGTAAGCTTGGCACACATGGCTTTATTGCAGTGATCAGAAGCATAATGCACCTAAAATAATAGCCTATTGCTACAAAGGCTATATTCTTGAATGAGCTACGAACTATATCTGGGATCCTCATTCTTGTATGTTCTGTTGGTCtgtgccaaaacaaaaaaacccaatcACAAATGCATCAAGCTTAGCTAAGAACACAAAGCAATGCCCACACACTAATGCAGTCCAGACTGACATTGTGcttatttataaagaaaaacTGTTCTGATAATACTAATGTGCTGAAATcaaccttcatttttttcttagataggatttttttttaacggtCATTACAAGTTAGCATAGCttaactaaaaaaaacacttaatgaGTCCCTTAGGAGCTGATAGTCAAAAGTTGAAAgaactgtataaaaaatggacgagGTCTAAATTGCATACTGAAGAGACCTTATGAAGCACAACaatggcgggtgccatattggaaaaggtGAATCAGTTGATCTTTTGAAGAGCCCcccaaaacatatttttctaaaccatgttgtaaaaatatgtgATTTTGCAAATGTGCATTTAACAGTGGACAAACTTGAGATTCCTTAGCTTTTACAACAAGCCTCCAGTGggcactcgaggaactgcagttttatgcaccaccgcataggcttcatattttaacactggaggctgctgcttgaCTGAAAGTTGACTAAGCAGAGCTAGCAGGTAGCTAGCATGCTGATATGATGTTGATACAAAATTGATTAGTTGTATCCCTGATGGTCAAAAACAGTCTTCAAGGCTGGGTAGGTTGAGGACAGTTCAGGGTAAAAAGAACAGGGAAGGTGAAGTGGAGTGGAGTgatcccttctctctctctctgtcctgatGGGAACCTGGATGTGACTCAgcacatcagacacacacaccctgtaCTCTCCCAGACAAACCCTCTGCTGCCTGCCTCACCCCTCCTCTGATTGGCTAACAGCCTGCGGTTGTATATTTTTAGACCcatttcatttgattttttttccaggatAGAAGGAGAGCCTATGAGCAGCAGCCTTATGGGTCTGCTGTTGGTTACCGTGGCGATGAGAGCTGTCCACCCAACATCAATGATGAAAACTGGCATCCGCATGCACCCATAGACCCTGAGTAATGTAAAAGTTGATTGATTTCCATAAGGAATTCTCTGATggcagagaacacacacacacacacacacacacacacacacacacacacacacacacacacacacactcaaacaaacacacccttATCGATGATCTACACCATTGATCTGTGCGGTGAAATTTAATCATCAGAGCACTTTTCCAACACATTTCACCAACGAGGAGATCCTATTGAGGAGATTGAAGGTACTTATACGAACAAGTAAAAACATCGTAAGTATAATCTATTAAGGTCAGTTTGTAAATTATGACATCCTACTGCCAGGAGATCTCTGCATGTGTCTGATGGTCACATGCTGCAAACTTCATCTTTTTTATGTGAATACATTGATTATTCTGAAAGAACACCCAGAGGTAACTTCCTGCATCAGATAATCAAGTGGCTCCCAAGCTTATTCAGCAGGTCCCTCCCCACCCGTCATTATAGACAAAAGACAACATCAGACATGTCCTTTGCTAACAAACTCCTGAAATTCAAGAAATTCCAAAGCTGCTGAAAGCGATTAAATCCAAGAAAACGACAAGTCACATTTACAAAGGAAGCTATTAAAGGTGATTCTGAAACATACAAATTCATCATTTTAATGCATGGGCAACTTGCCACTGGTGGAGGTGAAGCCGTGGGTGAGCTATTACTCAGCATAATTTCTCCTGTTTGCGTCATTTGGTTTAGATTCATCGTAAGCTTTGTGTTCACTTCATTTGTCATCCTTAAAAACAGTGCAAACTGTGCAGGGGCTATGCCCGTGGTTTGAGATCCACTAGGTTAAGCCATCACTATTTAATAAGATAATACACATTCACATACAGATGACATGGATAACAgaaagaaatgttttctttactgACTTCACAGTACAGGCCTTGGGctgttacaaaataaacacactcaTTTACACTTGAGTGACACATTTTTCACGATATGACACTAGCATTCACAACCGGAGAAACAGCATGATGAAAACACAGTACAGCATAAGGCAGCCAAGGACTTTGATATTCCCTTCAGCAATTGGTACaagctcagtgtgtttgtgtgtgggtttttgtgtgtgtgtgcatgcagaacAATACACTCATTCAGTGTCTCAGTCAGTAGACAACTGAGTCTTTTAATCCAGATGAAGCAGAAGATAATACAGGAGAGAACACTCTATCTTCAGCCAATTTAATATTATTTGGGATAAACTGTGAGGAAATGatcaatgctgtttttttttcttcccatttTGACTTTTAAGATGGAGGACTTcagaaacttgttttaatgttgttgctCACCTATAGCTCATTTGGTTTTTCaattcagatgataaaatgacAGATTGGTGCATTTTTCCTTTTGGTCAGTATTCCTTTGGAAGTATTGTACAGCGGGCCAAAGTCACCACAATCGCAGGACTGTCCTTATGTCATTACATCACAGCCTGTAGTCCCCATGAGGCATAGGTAAACAAATTCCATGTGTATTGGTCCCACTGTGGGTTGACATGGAGCAGTGAGGCAGCCTAATCAATCCTTGGGCAGATGAACATATTTTCACGGTTGGACAATactcacaaaaatacagaagtcGGGTTCTGGGACGTTGCTACATGTAGCTTTTCAGCTCCTCTGCTGGTGCTTAATCTGAAGGAGATGGTGAATAACATTAGGCTAGCTATCAGTTATAATCCAGATGCCAAGTAACTGTATTACTGCATTTATTATAACTAGTCTCC
This genomic interval from Notolabrus celidotus isolate fNotCel1 chromosome 4, fNotCel1.pri, whole genome shotgun sequence contains the following:
- the LOC117812153 gene encoding alpha-synuclein-like isoform X2, translated to MDALKKGFSMAKDGVVAAAEKTKAGVGEAATKTKEGVMFVGNKTMEGVVTGVNTVSQKTNEQANVVADTAVTGANEVAQATVEGVENAALASGFISKTELPKTEAGGEQTEQAAQ
- the LOC117812153 gene encoding synuclein-like isoform X1, coding for MDALKKGFSMAKDGVVAAAEKTKAGVGEAATKTKEGVMFVGNKTMEGVVTGVNTVSQKTNEQANVVADTAVTGANEVAQATVEGVENAALASGFISKEEAEQMADETELPKTEAGGEQTEQAAQ